A window of Leptolyngbya sp. FACHB-261 genomic DNA:
CCACCCTCAAAAAACACTCTACTCAAAAAAATCCCATGCCAAAGTAATCAAAGGCAAACTCCATTAAGTTTGCTGCGGTTCTTTGAATTTCTATTCTTTGAATTTCTTTGAATTCAATAGGCTGAAAATTGGGCTAACAGGATCGAGGATTGAGCCAGCCAACAGTCAAACCAGTCAATAGTTAGCTGCTCAGTTTAATTCCTGCTCTCACTGTCGCCCAATCTAAATGGCCCGATTCAAGTTCGATGCACCCAACTACGCCGAAGCTTGCGCCGCTTCAGCGTGCTCAACGGTAAAGGTAACTTCCTGTCCAAAGGTCAGTTCCAGGGTATGGCCATCTGGGTCGGCGACGAAGGCCCAGTAGCCAATCGGTGCGCCGGCATCGGCAGGTCCATCGCGCAGGCAACCCTCCTGACGAGCTTGTTCACAGAGCCGATCCACTGCTTCCCGGCTTTCGCAGGCCACACCTAGATGGGCAGGCGGTAGGATTTGATGTTCAACTTCAGGTTTTTGCAGCAGCACAATCACGAAGGGACGGGTCTGGTCGGTAATCCAGGCCACTTCATCACCGGTTTCCTCTTTGCGTCGGTGAACGACCTGCATCCGCGCATATCTTGCATAGAAATCAATGGTGGCATCGAGATTGGTGACCGGTATCGCCACATGGGTCAGGCCCAGATCAGACATTACAAAGGCTCCTTTTAAAGGGGTTTGTTGCTCCTACAACCCACTGTGCCTGCTCTGCTTTTGCGCGTGGTCTGTCAGGAGACGCAACTTTTAGGTCTTTCCCGCTGCCACTGGGAACTGAGTACGCTAGGGACAGAAATCAATGCACGACCCAACTCCCACCTCAATCCACATCCCCTCAACCCACCAGTTTAGGAGCCAATCACTGTGGTCAAAGCAGCAGACCCCCTTGAAGAAGCGCTCGCTCAGCTCAAGCGAGAATTGCAAACTCAATTGAGCGAAGCAGAAT
This region includes:
- a CDS encoding VOC family protein; this encodes MSDLGLTHVAIPVTNLDATIDFYARYARMQVVHRRKEETGDEVAWITDQTRPFVIVLLQKPEVEHQILPPAHLGVACESREAVDRLCEQARQEGCLRDGPADAGAPIGYWAFVADPDGHTLELTFGQEVTFTVEHAEAAQASA